A genomic window from Pseudocitrobacter corydidari includes:
- a CDS encoding ion channel protein — protein sequence MLHPRARTMLLLAIPAMVIGVAASLMLIVVMKLASVLQHLLWSTLPGALGVSWDSPWWITLVLTLTGLAVGLVIRFSPGHAGPDPATEPLIGVPVASYCLPGLILALVIGLAGGVSLGPEHPIMSVNIALAVVLGARFFPRVSSLEWTILAAAGTIGALFGTPVAAALIFSQTLNGNNDAPLWDRLFAPLLAAAAGALTTSLFFQPHFSLPIPHYQQMRIIDIFSGAVVAAIAIAVGMVAVWCLPRLHALMHRLKHPVLVLSAGGFLLGLLGVIGGPITLFKGLDEMQQLAFSQTLTSSDFMLIAAVKLAALVIASASGFRGGRIFPAVFVAVSLGLMLHAHVDAVPAAITVSCAILGLVLVVTRDGWLSLFMAAVVVPDTTLLPLLCIVMLPAWLLLAGKPMMMVPRKDKL from the coding sequence ATGCTCCATCCGCGAGCCCGCACGATGTTATTACTCGCCATTCCGGCGATGGTTATTGGTGTTGCCGCCAGCCTGATGTTAATTGTGGTGATGAAACTCGCCTCAGTATTGCAGCACCTGCTGTGGAGCACCCTCCCCGGCGCATTAGGCGTCTCATGGGATTCACCGTGGTGGATAACACTGGTACTGACACTGACCGGCCTGGCGGTAGGCCTGGTGATTCGCTTTAGCCCAGGTCATGCGGGGCCCGACCCGGCAACCGAACCCTTAATTGGCGTGCCCGTCGCATCCTACTGTTTGCCGGGGTTGATCCTCGCGCTGGTGATTGGCCTGGCAGGCGGCGTTAGCCTCGGCCCGGAGCATCCGATTATGTCGGTGAATATCGCGCTCGCCGTGGTGCTGGGTGCGCGCTTTTTCCCGCGCGTCAGCTCCCTTGAATGGACAATCCTTGCCGCCGCAGGCACCATCGGCGCGCTGTTTGGCACGCCGGTTGCCGCCGCGCTGATTTTCTCGCAAACCCTGAATGGCAATAACGATGCGCCCCTGTGGGATCGCCTGTTTGCACCGCTGTTGGCGGCGGCTGCCGGAGCGCTCACCACCAGCCTCTTCTTCCAGCCGCATTTTTCGCTGCCGATCCCTCATTATCAGCAGATGCGGATTATCGATATTTTCAGCGGCGCGGTGGTTGCCGCGATCGCTATTGCGGTGGGCATGGTGGCGGTGTGGTGTCTGCCTCGTCTGCACGCCCTGATGCATCGCTTAAAACATCCGGTTCTGGTGCTCAGCGCAGGTGGTTTTTTGCTGGGCCTGCTGGGGGTTATCGGCGGACCTATTACGCTGTTTAAAGGGCTCGACGAGATGCAGCAGCTCGCCTTTAGCCAGACGCTGACCAGCAGTGATTTTATGCTGATTGCCGCCGTGAAGCTGGCAGCGCTGGTGATTGCCTCGGCCAGCGGTTTTCGTGGTGGTCGCATCTTCCCGGCGGTATTTGTCGCCGTGTCTTTAGGGCTGATGCTGCACGCTCACGTCGATGCCGTTCCAGCGGCAATTACCGTTTCCTGCGCGATTCTGGGGCTGGTGCTGGTGGTAACGCGTGATGGCTGGCTGAGCTTGTTTATGGCCGCCGTGGTGGTGCCGGATACCACGCTTTTACCGCTATTGTGTATTGTGATGCTGCCCGCCTGGCTCCTGCTGGCGGGCAAGCCGATGATGATGGTTCCGCGTAAGGATAAGCTCTAG
- the glk gene encoding glucokinase, with amino-acid sequence MTKFALTGDVGGTNARLALCDLATGEISQAKTYSGLDYPSLEAVVRVYLKEHNVEVEDACIAIACPITGDWVAMTNHTWAFSIAEMKKNLGFAHLEIINDFTAVSMAIPMLKKEHLIQFGGAEPVEGKPIAVYGAGTGLGVAHLVHVDKRWVSLPGEGGHVDFAPNSEEEGIILEELRAEIGHVSAERVLSGPGLVNLYRAIVKSDGRLPENLQPKDITQRALEDTCIDCRRALSLFCVIMGRFGGNLALTLGTFGGVYIAGGIVPRFLEFFKASGFRGGFEDKGRFKAYVQDIPVYLIVHDNPGLLGSGAHLRQTLGQIL; translated from the coding sequence ATGACAAAGTTTGCATTAACAGGAGACGTCGGGGGCACCAACGCGCGTTTAGCGTTATGTGACCTCGCCACGGGAGAAATCTCGCAGGCGAAGACCTACTCAGGCCTGGATTACCCAAGCCTCGAAGCGGTGGTCCGCGTCTATCTCAAAGAACACAATGTGGAAGTGGAAGACGCCTGCATCGCCATTGCCTGCCCGATTACCGGTGACTGGGTGGCGATGACCAACCACACCTGGGCTTTCTCCATTGCAGAAATGAAGAAGAATCTCGGCTTTGCGCACCTGGAAATTATTAATGATTTCACCGCCGTGTCGATGGCTATCCCGATGCTGAAAAAAGAGCACCTGATTCAGTTCGGCGGCGCGGAACCGGTAGAGGGCAAACCGATTGCGGTTTATGGTGCCGGCACCGGGCTAGGCGTCGCGCATCTGGTTCACGTTGACAAGCGTTGGGTCAGCCTGCCGGGCGAGGGCGGCCACGTCGATTTCGCGCCAAACAGCGAAGAAGAGGGGATTATCCTTGAAGAGCTGCGGGCGGAAATCGGTCATGTCTCTGCGGAACGTGTGCTTTCCGGACCGGGGCTGGTGAATCTGTATCGCGCGATTGTGAAATCTGACGGTCGTCTGCCGGAAAACTTACAGCCGAAAGACATCACTCAGCGTGCGCTGGAAGATACCTGCATCGACTGTCGCCGCGCGCTGTCGCTGTTCTGCGTCATCATGGGCCGCTTTGGCGGCAACCTGGCGCTGACGCTCGGCACTTTTGGTGGCGTCTATATCGCGGGCGGCATCGTGCCGCGCTTCCTTGAGTTCTTTAAAGCGTCCGGCTTCCGTGGCGGTTTTGAGGATAAAGGCCGTTTCAAAGCCTACGTGCAGGATATCCCGGTCTATCTGATTGTTCACGATAACCCTGGCCTGCTCGGCTCCGGGGCGCACCTGCGCCAGACGCTGGGGCAAATTCTGTAA
- a CDS encoding PTS sugar transporter subunit IIC → MSEMSMQSITDRFVEISARIAGQVHLRSLRDAFAAIMPIFILAGLAVLINNVVFPWILEGEALTKCKVWGDVIINGTLNIAALLIAPMIAWSLARNKNSTNPVSAVIIAICSLIIMMPIQIELAPIGEKTTVSITQVLSFSNIGTTGIFAGVIIGLLSTELFLRISAIKRLQISLGENVPPAVSNSFTALIPTILTLSLFALAAALLTNFLHTDLIHLITTLIQQPLRLINTSLPGTIFIYSFGNFLFTLGIHQAVVNSVILEPFLLINTNENMLAFANGEPIPHIINNIFVPTFGMIGGTGSTISLLIAIFIFSRQKAANQVARLAITPGLFNINEPVIFGLPIVFNLPLMIPFVLLPAIGIYFAWVCTSLGLISRCVVMIPWTTPPILSAWLATAGDWRAVVVQLIIIVFGVFFYLPFLKVAERVALRNSAIN, encoded by the coding sequence ATGTCTGAAATGAGTATGCAGTCTATAACCGATCGCTTTGTCGAAATCTCCGCCCGCATTGCCGGGCAGGTGCACCTACGCTCTCTTCGAGACGCGTTTGCCGCCATTATGCCGATATTCATTCTGGCAGGATTGGCGGTGCTGATTAATAACGTGGTGTTTCCCTGGATACTGGAAGGCGAAGCACTAACAAAATGTAAAGTGTGGGGCGATGTGATTATCAATGGCACGTTGAATATCGCGGCGCTACTGATAGCCCCTATGATCGCCTGGTCTTTAGCGCGCAATAAAAACAGCACCAATCCTGTGTCGGCAGTGATTATTGCTATTTGTAGCCTGATTATTATGATGCCGATTCAAATAGAGCTTGCGCCTATCGGTGAAAAGACAACGGTTTCTATCACGCAGGTATTAAGTTTCTCTAATATTGGCACCACCGGCATTTTTGCCGGCGTTATCATTGGATTGCTCTCGACAGAACTGTTCCTGCGAATCTCGGCCATTAAGAGGCTGCAAATTTCCCTGGGCGAAAACGTACCGCCAGCCGTCAGTAACTCTTTCACGGCGCTCATTCCAACCATTCTGACGCTTTCCCTCTTTGCGCTTGCCGCAGCGCTATTAACTAATTTTCTGCATACGGACCTTATTCATCTCATTACCACATTAATCCAGCAACCTCTGCGCCTGATCAATACCAGCCTGCCAGGCACGATTTTTATTTATAGTTTTGGTAACTTTCTCTTCACGCTGGGTATTCATCAGGCCGTAGTGAACAGCGTGATTCTGGAACCGTTCTTGCTGATTAACACCAATGAAAATATGCTCGCCTTTGCAAATGGCGAACCTATTCCGCATATTATCAACAATATATTTGTACCGACCTTTGGGATGATTGGCGGGACAGGCAGCACCATTTCGTTGCTGATCGCTATTTTTATTTTTTCACGGCAAAAAGCGGCTAATCAGGTTGCACGCCTGGCAATCACACCCGGCTTATTCAACATCAACGAACCGGTTATTTTTGGTTTACCTATCGTATTTAACCTGCCCCTGATGATACCGTTTGTCCTGCTTCCGGCGATAGGGATCTACTTTGCCTGGGTTTGTACTTCTCTTGGATTGATATCGCGCTGTGTGGTGATGATCCCATGGACTACCCCGCCCATTTTGAGCGCCTGGCTGGCAACGGCGGGTGACTGGCGTGCCGTGGTGGTACAACTCATCATTATTGTGTTCGGCGTATTTTTCTATCTGCCGTTCCTGAAAGTGGCAGAAAGGGTTGCGCTGCGAAATAGCGCGATAAACTGA
- a CDS encoding LytR/AlgR family response regulator transcription factor gives MKVIIVEDEILAQQELTWLIKEHSQMEIVGTFDDGLDVLRFLQHNKVDAIFLDINIPSLDGVLLAQSISQFAHKPFIVFITAWKEHAVEAFELEAFDYILKPYQESRIISMLQKLESAWQQQAGGSTAIPGTTARENDTINLIKDERIIVTSINDIYYAEAHEKMTFVYTKRESYVMPMNITEFCSKLPATHFFRCHRSYCVNLDKIREIEPWFNNTYILRLRDLDFQVPVSRSKVKEFRQLMHL, from the coding sequence ATGAAAGTCATCATTGTTGAAGACGAGATTCTGGCGCAACAGGAACTGACCTGGCTGATAAAAGAACACAGCCAGATGGAGATTGTCGGTACGTTTGACGACGGCCTCGACGTGCTACGTTTTTTGCAGCACAACAAAGTGGACGCCATCTTCCTTGATATCAATATTCCTTCGCTGGATGGGGTGCTGCTGGCACAAAGCATCAGCCAGTTTGCCCATAAGCCGTTTATCGTGTTTATCACCGCGTGGAAAGAACACGCGGTAGAAGCGTTCGAGCTGGAGGCGTTTGATTACATTCTTAAGCCTTACCAGGAATCACGCATTATCAGCATGTTGCAGAAACTGGAAAGCGCCTGGCAACAGCAAGCGGGCGGCAGTACCGCGATACCGGGAACAACTGCGCGCGAAAACGACACCATCAATCTGATCAAAGATGAACGCATTATCGTTACCAGTATCAACGATATTTACTACGCCGAAGCGCACGAGAAAATGACCTTCGTGTACACCAAACGCGAGTCGTACGTGATGCCGATGAACATCACTGAATTTTGCAGCAAGCTTCCGGCAACGCACTTCTTCCGTTGCCACCGCTCCTACTGCGTGAATCTGGATAAAATCCGCGAGATCGAACCCTGGTTTAATAACACCTACATTCTGCGCCTGCGCGACCTTGATTTTCAGGTGCCCGTCAGCCGCAGCAAGGTGAAAGAGTTTCGTCAGTTAATGCATCTCTAA
- a CDS encoding sensor histidine kinase: MHEIFNMLLAVFDRAALMLICLFFLIRIRLFRELLHKTAHTPKELLAVSAIFSLFALFSTWSGVPVEGSLVNVRIIAVMSGGILFGPWVGAIVGLIAGVHRYLIDIGGVTAVPCFITSIIAGLLSGWINVKIPKAQHWRIGILAGMLCETLTMILVIVWAPTTALGIDIVSKIGIPMILGSVCIGFIVLLVQSVEGEKEASAARQAKLALDIANKTLPLFRHVNSESLRQVCDIIRNDIHADAVAITNTDHVLAYVGVGENNYRDQDDIISPTTFEAISSGKIIIKNNDEAYRTPEIHSMLVIPLWEKGVVTGTLKIYYCHAHQITSSLQEMAVGLSQIISTQLEVSRAEQLREMANKAELRALQSKINPHFLFNALNAISSSIRLNPDTARQLIFNLSRYLRYNIELKDDEQIDIRKELYQIKDYIAIEQARFGDKLTVIYDIDDEVNCLIPSLLIQPLVENAIVHGIQPCKGKGVVTISITESGNRVRISVRDTGHGIDPQVIARVEANEMPGNKIGLLNVHHRVKLLYGEGLHIRRLEPGTEIAFYIPNARTPVTAPATLLPL; the protein is encoded by the coding sequence ATGCACGAAATTTTCAACATGCTGCTGGCGGTGTTCGACCGCGCAGCGCTGATGCTGATCTGCCTGTTTTTTCTGATTCGCATCCGCCTCTTCCGCGAACTGCTGCACAAAACGGCCCACACGCCAAAAGAGCTGCTTGCCGTCAGCGCGATCTTCTCACTGTTCGCCCTGTTCAGCACCTGGTCAGGCGTACCGGTTGAAGGTTCGCTGGTCAACGTGCGTATTATCGCGGTGATGTCCGGCGGCATTCTGTTTGGGCCCTGGGTCGGCGCCATCGTCGGGCTGATTGCCGGGGTGCACCGCTATCTGATTGATATTGGTGGCGTTACTGCCGTGCCTTGTTTCATCACCAGTATTATTGCCGGGCTGCTTTCGGGCTGGATCAACGTCAAAATCCCTAAAGCGCAACACTGGCGCATCGGTATTCTGGCCGGGATGCTGTGTGAAACGCTGACCATGATTCTGGTGATTGTCTGGGCGCCAACCACCGCCCTGGGTATCGATATCGTCTCTAAAATCGGCATTCCGATGATCCTTGGCAGCGTCTGTATCGGCTTTATCGTGCTGCTGGTGCAGAGCGTCGAAGGAGAAAAAGAGGCCAGCGCCGCGCGGCAGGCCAAACTGGCGCTCGATATCGCCAACAAAACGCTGCCGCTGTTCCGTCATGTGAATAGCGAATCTCTGCGCCAGGTGTGCGACATCATTCGCAACGATATCCACGCCGATGCGGTGGCAATCACCAATACTGACCACGTATTGGCGTACGTCGGCGTGGGGGAAAATAACTATCGCGATCAGGACGATATTATTAGCCCAACCACATTCGAAGCGATAAGCAGTGGAAAAATCATTATTAAAAACAATGATGAGGCTTATCGTACCCCGGAAATTCACTCGATGCTGGTTATTCCCTTGTGGGAGAAAGGCGTGGTGACCGGGACGCTGAAAATCTACTACTGCCATGCGCACCAAATTACCTCATCCTTGCAGGAGATGGCGGTTGGCCTGTCGCAGATTATCTCGACGCAGCTGGAGGTCTCGCGCGCCGAGCAGCTGCGGGAAATGGCAAATAAGGCAGAGCTACGCGCCCTGCAAAGCAAGATTAATCCCCATTTTCTGTTTAACGCCCTGAACGCGATTTCGTCCTCCATTCGCCTGAATCCGGACACCGCGCGCCAGTTGATTTTTAATCTGTCTCGCTATCTGCGCTATAACATTGAATTGAAAGACGATGAGCAGATTGATATCCGCAAAGAGCTGTACCAAATCAAAGATTACATCGCCATTGAGCAGGCGCGATTTGGCGATAAGCTGACGGTTATCTACGATATCGATGATGAGGTGAATTGCCTGATCCCAAGCCTGCTGATTCAGCCGCTGGTCGAAAATGCCATCGTCCACGGCATCCAGCCCTGTAAGGGCAAGGGCGTGGTCACCATTAGCATCACCGAAAGCGGCAACCGCGTGCGCATCAGCGTGCGCGATACGGGGCACGGTATCGACCCACAGGTCATCGCCCGCGTTGAAGCCAATGAAATGCCAGGCAATAAAATTGGCCTGCTGAACGTTCATCACCGGGTAAAATTGTTGTATGGCGAGGGGCTGCACATCCGCCGTCTGGAACCCGGTACGGAAATCGCGTTTTATATTCCTAACGCGCGCACGCCGGTAACGGCTCCCGCCACTCTGCTGCCGTTATAG
- the alaC gene encoding alanine transaminase, translating into MAEFSPERRFTRIDRLPPYVFNITAELKMAARRRGEDIIDFSMGNPDGATPPHIVEKLCTVAQRPDTHGYSTSRGIPRLRRAISRWYQDRYDVEIDPESEAIVTIGSKEGLAHLMLATLDHGDTVLVPNPSYPIHIYGAVIAGAQVRSVPLVEGVDFFNELERAIRESYPKPKMMILGFPSNPTAQCVELEFFEKVVALAKRYDVLVVHDLAYADIVYDGWKAPSIMQVPGARDVAVEFFTLSKSYNMAGWRIGFMVGNKTLVNALARIKSYHDYGTFTPLQVAAIAALEGDQQCVRDIAAQYKRRRDVLVKGLHEAGWMVECPKASMYVWAKIPEPYAAMGSLEFAKKLLQDAKVCVSPGIGFGDYGDTHVRFALIENRDRIRQAVRGIKAMFRADGLLPSGTKHAAENAE; encoded by the coding sequence ATGGCTGAATTCAGTCCTGAACGCCGTTTTACGCGTATCGATCGCTTACCCCCGTATGTTTTCAACATTACCGCTGAACTGAAAATGGCTGCGCGTCGGCGCGGCGAAGACATTATCGATTTCAGCATGGGTAACCCGGACGGTGCGACCCCGCCGCATATTGTCGAAAAACTCTGTACCGTCGCCCAGCGTCCGGATACGCACGGCTACTCAACCTCGCGCGGGATCCCGCGTCTGCGTCGCGCCATTTCGCGCTGGTATCAGGATCGCTACGACGTTGAAATTGACCCGGAAAGCGAAGCGATTGTGACCATTGGTTCAAAAGAGGGGCTGGCGCACCTGATGCTGGCCACGCTCGATCATGGCGATACGGTGCTGGTGCCGAATCCCAGCTATCCGATTCACATTTACGGCGCGGTAATTGCCGGCGCACAGGTGCGCTCGGTGCCGTTGGTGGAAGGCGTCGATTTCTTCAACGAGCTGGAGCGTGCCATTCGTGAAAGTTACCCGAAGCCAAAAATGATGATTTTAGGCTTCCCGTCGAACCCGACAGCTCAGTGCGTTGAGCTGGAATTCTTCGAAAAAGTGGTCGCGCTGGCGAAACGCTATGACGTGCTGGTGGTGCACGACCTCGCTTACGCCGATATCGTCTACGATGGCTGGAAAGCGCCGTCGATTATGCAGGTGCCGGGTGCGCGCGATGTCGCGGTTGAATTCTTCACCCTGTCGAAAAGCTACAACATGGCGGGCTGGCGCATCGGCTTTATGGTCGGTAACAAAACGCTGGTTAACGCGCTGGCCAGGATCAAAAGCTATCACGACTACGGTACCTTTACGCCGTTGCAGGTTGCGGCCATCGCGGCGCTGGAAGGCGATCAACAGTGCGTACGCGATATTGCCGCGCAGTATAAACGTCGCCGTGACGTGCTGGTGAAAGGGTTGCATGAAGCGGGCTGGATGGTCGAGTGCCCGAAAGCGTCAATGTACGTATGGGCGAAAATCCCGGAACCGTATGCTGCGATGGGCTCGCTGGAGTTTGCCAAAAAGCTACTGCAGGACGCGAAAGTGTGCGTGTCACCGGGCATTGGTTTCGGTGATTACGGCGATACCCACGTGCGTTTCGCGCTGATTGAAAACCGTGACCGTATTCGTCAGGCGGTGAGGGGAATAAAAGCGATGTTCCGCGCCGATGGCCTGCTGCCTTCCGGCACAAAGCACGCGGCGGAAAACGCCGAATAA
- the ypdK gene encoding membrane protein YpdK: MKYLFMGVSFMVIVWAGTFALMI; encoded by the coding sequence GTGAAATATTTATTTATGGGTGTGTCGTTTATGGTCATCGTGTGGGCCGGTACATTTGCCCTGATGATCTAA
- the iadA gene encoding beta-aspartyl-peptidase, translating into MEITLPGLRLFKQAHLYAPDDRGVQDFLIAAGKIVAIAPEIDASGLPGCEVINLQQAIVCPGFIDQHVHLIGGGGEAGPHTRTPEVRLSKLVEAGITSVVGLLGTDGITRHPESLLAKTRALENEGISAWMLTGAYSLPSPTITGSVDRDVALIDKVIGVKCAISDHRSSAPGNEQLANMAALARVGGLLGEKAGISVFHMGNSPRGLAPLEAILQHADVPISKLLPTHVNRAEPLFAQAKAFARRGGYIDITSSIETPIDAATAIASALRDGVPLARMTVSSDGNGSQPVFDSEGKLTGIGVAGFESLLSTLQQLVHRHQLPLEQALRPFTQTVAEFLGFAHKGQLAEGCDADFIILTAGLHIDEVWAKGKMLVRNGYACVKGTFE; encoded by the coding sequence ATGGAAATCACCCTACCCGGCCTGCGTCTGTTTAAGCAAGCGCATCTCTATGCACCGGACGATCGCGGCGTGCAGGATTTTCTGATCGCCGCAGGAAAAATTGTCGCCATCGCCCCGGAAATCGACGCCAGCGGGCTGCCTGGCTGCGAGGTCATTAATCTGCAACAGGCGATTGTCTGCCCGGGTTTTATCGACCAGCACGTACACCTGATTGGCGGCGGTGGCGAGGCCGGGCCGCATACGCGTACGCCAGAAGTGCGGCTGTCGAAACTGGTCGAAGCAGGCATTACTTCCGTTGTCGGTCTGCTGGGTACCGATGGCATCACCCGCCATCCGGAATCGCTGCTGGCGAAAACCCGGGCGCTGGAAAATGAAGGCATTAGCGCGTGGATGCTGACGGGCGCGTACTCCCTGCCCTCGCCAACCATCACCGGCAGCGTGGATCGTGATGTGGCACTCATCGATAAGGTGATTGGCGTGAAATGCGCAATCTCCGATCACCGCTCCTCCGCACCGGGAAATGAGCAACTCGCCAATATGGCGGCACTCGCGCGCGTCGGTGGTTTACTGGGCGAAAAAGCAGGCATTAGCGTATTTCATATGGGCAACAGTCCGCGCGGGCTTGCGCCGCTGGAGGCCATCCTGCAACATGCCGATGTACCGATAAGCAAGCTGCTGCCTACCCACGTTAACCGCGCCGAGCCGCTGTTTGCACAGGCAAAGGCGTTCGCGCGGAGGGGCGGCTATATCGATATCACCAGCAGTATTGAGACGCCCATTGATGCGGCGACCGCCATCGCCAGCGCCCTTCGCGACGGCGTGCCGCTCGCGCGCATGACGGTGAGTTCCGACGGTAACGGTAGCCAGCCCGTGTTTGATAGCGAAGGAAAACTGACGGGGATTGGCGTCGCGGGATTCGAATCGTTGTTATCCACGCTTCAACAGCTGGTTCATCGCCATCAGCTTCCACTGGAACAGGCCCTGCGTCCGTTCACGCAAACCGTCGCCGAATTCCTCGGTTTTGCACATAAAGGGCAGCTGGCAGAAGGTTGCGATGCCGATTTTATTATCCTCACGGCAGGCTTACATATCGACGAGGTCTGGGCGAAAGGAAAAATGCTGGTGCGCAATGGCTATGCCTGCGTGAAAGGAACGTTTGAGTAA
- a CDS encoding YjiG family protein — protein sequence MSTHARKNVMDLFVEGARRGFTIATTSLLPNVVMAFVIIQALKVTGLLDIVGKVFEPVMGLWGLPGEAAAVLLASVMSMGGGIGVCASLVVSGALNGHDATVLLPAIYLMGNPVQNTGRCLGTAGVNPKYYPHIIAICVINALLSLWVMQLLV from the coding sequence ATGAGCACGCACGCCCGTAAGAACGTGATGGATCTGTTTGTCGAGGGTGCCCGGCGCGGTTTCACCATCGCCACCACCAGCCTGTTGCCCAACGTGGTGATGGCATTTGTGATCATTCAGGCGCTGAAGGTCACGGGCTTACTGGATATTGTGGGTAAGGTTTTCGAACCGGTGATGGGGCTGTGGGGCCTCCCTGGTGAAGCCGCTGCCGTGCTGCTGGCCTCGGTGATGAGTATGGGGGGCGGCATCGGCGTTTGCGCGAGCCTGGTGGTTTCTGGCGCACTCAATGGCCATGATGCAACCGTATTGCTTCCCGCAATTTACCTGATGGGCAACCCGGTGCAGAATACCGGGCGCTGCCTCGGCACGGCGGGGGTTAACCCGAAATATTATCCGCACATCATCGCCATTTGCGTCATTAACGCCCTGCTTTCCCTTTGGGTAATGCAATTGCTTGTATAG
- a CDS encoding nucleoside recognition domain-containing protein — MEKTSPIQKKVSWVGYLAFFMTVIFFSGFFAKSTEWWRVFDFTVLNGTFGAVNSAGQSIVSFRGTGGTGAKDGFLFALELAPSVILSLGIISVTEGLGGLRAAQQLMTPILRPILGVPGICSLALIANLQNTDAAAGMTKELAEEGAISDQERAIFATFQTSGSAIITNYFSSGAALFTVITVPVITPLAVILVFKFVGANLLRLWITQIENRQRKEAVDEHARP; from the coding sequence ATGGAAAAAACATCCCCGATACAGAAGAAGGTCAGTTGGGTGGGTTATCTCGCCTTTTTTATGACCGTCATTTTCTTTTCAGGCTTTTTTGCGAAATCCACCGAATGGTGGCGGGTATTTGATTTTACAGTGCTGAACGGCACCTTTGGCGCGGTGAACAGCGCCGGGCAAAGCATCGTGTCGTTTCGCGGAACAGGCGGGACGGGGGCGAAGGATGGTTTTCTCTTTGCCCTTGAACTGGCGCCTTCGGTGATTTTGTCGCTTGGCATTATTTCCGTTACCGAAGGGTTAGGCGGGTTACGCGCCGCGCAGCAGCTCATGACGCCCATCCTCAGGCCGATTCTTGGCGTGCCGGGTATTTGCTCACTGGCGTTGATTGCCAACCTGCAAAACACCGATGCCGCAGCCGGGATGACCAAAGAACTGGCGGAGGAAGGTGCGATCAGCGACCAGGAACGCGCAATATTCGCCACCTTTCAGACCAGCGGCAGCGCCATTATTACTAACTATTTTTCCTCTGGCGCGGCGCTGTTTACGGTAATCACGGTTCCCGTAATCACCCCTCTGGCGGTGATTCTGGTGTTTAAGTTTGTCGGCGCCAACCTGCTGCGGTTGTGGATCACGCAAATCGAAAATCGTCAGCGCAAGGAGGCCGTGGATGAGCACGCACGCCCGTAA
- a CDS encoding SDR family oxidoreductase produces MELGIRGKRAFICASSQGLGLACASALAAEGVNITLNGRGAAKLDDVVTTLRQTFPDVQVHSVVADLTTVSGRALILAAVPEVDILVTNNAGPPPGELADWDESALLGAMQANFIPAVQLIRGWLPGMQQRRFGRIINITSAMVKSPHYMMGLSTSARTALTAICKAISREVAADNVTLNNLLPERVDTPRQEFMLQRLMAQEGIGREEARLRNANSIAAKRYGRPEEFGAACAFLCSQQASFISGQNLQLDGGSCEALM; encoded by the coding sequence ATGGAGTTGGGTATTCGGGGGAAACGCGCGTTTATTTGCGCGTCATCGCAGGGCCTTGGTCTGGCCTGCGCCAGCGCGCTGGCGGCGGAAGGGGTCAATATCACGCTGAACGGGCGGGGCGCCGCGAAGCTGGACGACGTAGTGACCACGCTGCGCCAGACATTTCCTGATGTTCAGGTGCATTCCGTGGTGGCTGATTTAACCACGGTGAGCGGTCGAGCGCTGATCCTCGCCGCTGTGCCTGAGGTAGACATCCTGGTCACTAACAACGCCGGGCCACCGCCGGGCGAGCTCGCCGACTGGGATGAAAGTGCGCTGCTGGGCGCGATGCAGGCCAACTTTATTCCTGCCGTTCAGCTGATTCGCGGCTGGCTGCCGGGCATGCAGCAGCGCCGGTTTGGGCGGATTATCAACATCACATCGGCAATGGTGAAATCGCCGCACTACATGATGGGGCTTTCGACCTCTGCCCGCACGGCGTTAACGGCTATCTGCAAGGCCATTAGCCGCGAAGTGGCGGCGGATAACGTCACCCTGAATAACCTGCTGCCAGAGCGCGTGGATACGCCGCGTCAGGAGTTTATGCTGCAACGCCTGATGGCCCAGGAAGGCATTGGCCGTGAAGAAGCGCGCCTGCGCAATGCCAATTCGATCGCCGCGAAACGGTATGGTCGCCCCGAGGAGTTTGGCGCAGCCTGCGCGTTCCTGTGCAGCCAGCAGGCATCGTTTATCTCCGGGCAGAATTTACAGCTCGATGGCGGTTCCTGCGAGGCGCTGATGTGA